A stretch of the Nicotiana tabacum cultivar K326 chromosome 6, ASM71507v2, whole genome shotgun sequence genome encodes the following:
- the LOC107785919 gene encoding large ribosomal subunit protein uL10, whose protein sequence is MAPKATKAEKKIAYDSKMCQLLDEYTQVLVAAADNVGSTQLQNIRKGLRGDSVVLMGKNTMMKRTIRVHAEKTGNNTILNLIPLLVGNVGLIFTKGDLKEVSEEVAKYKVGAPARVGLVAPVDVVVPPGNTGLDPSQTSFFQVLNIPTKINKGTVEIITPVELIKKGDKVGSSEAALLAKLGIRPFSYGLVVLSVYDNGSVFSPEVLDLTEDDLIEKFAMGVSMVTSLSLAISYPTLAAAPHMFTNAYKNVLAIAVETDYSFPLADKVKEYLEDPSKFTAVAAAPVAAAGSGAAPAAAKEEEKKDEPAEESDDDMGFSLFD, encoded by the exons ATGGCACCCAAAGCAACTAAAGCCGAGAAGAAGATCGCTTATGACTCAAAGATGTGCCAACTTTTGGATGAGTACACTCAGGTGCTCGTGGCTGCTGCTGACAACGTTGGATCCACTCAGCTCCAAAACATtaggaagggtttgagaggtgactccGTTGTTCTCATGGGAAAGAACACTATGATGAAGAGGACTATTCGAGTCCACGCTGAAAAAACCGGCAACAACACTATCCTCAATCTCATCCCCCTCCTTGTT GGTAACGTGGGATTGATCTTCACCAAGGGTGACTTGAAGGAAGTGAGTGAGGAAGTTGCAAAGTACAAG GTTGGAGCACCTGCTCGTGTAGGTTTGGTGGCACCAGTTGATGTTGTTGTCCCTCCTGGCAACACTGGACTGGATCCCTCTCAGACATCTTTCTTTCAG GTGCTCAACATTCCCACCAAGATTAACAAGGGTACTGTTGAAATTATCACCCCTGTGGAGCTCATCAAGAAGGGTGACAAAGTGGGTTCCTCTGAAGCTGCTCTGCTTGCCAAACTTGGAATCAGGCCCTTCTCATATGGCCTTGTTGTTCTCTCTGTTTATGACAATGGATCTGTCTTCAGTCCTGAGGTTCTTGACCTGACTGAGGATGATCTCATTGAAAAGTTTGCCATGGGAGTTTCTATGGTTACCTCCTTGTCATTGGCCATCTCTTACCCAACTTTGGCTGCTGCACCACACATGTTTACCAATGCCTACAAGAATGTGTTGGCCATTGCTGTTGAGACCGATTATTCTTTCCCTCTGGCTGACAAAGTGAAGGAATACCTGGAG GATCCTAGCAAgtttactgctgttgctgctgcacCTGTTgcagctgctggttctggtgctGCTCCTGCTGCTGctaaggaggaggagaagaaggatGAACCTGCTGAGGAGTCGGATGATGACATGGGTTTCAGCTTGTTTGATTAA